A DNA window from Rhizobium jaguaris contains the following coding sequences:
- a CDS encoding anthrone oxygenase family protein: MFPTLQILTILVVAVAMALALAHLLELPGKMRLSKEDYLTVQRIYYPGFTIGGVTEPIGVLLLLLLLVLTPANTVAFWLFAAAFAAMVVMHAVFWLLIQPVNNFWLKDVELKGLGAGFFSQDPFGGGQTAGKPDWTMLRDRWEWSHAARAALGLLAFILLVTAVAL; the protein is encoded by the coding sequence ATGTTTCCGACATTGCAAATTTTGACCATCTTAGTCGTCGCAGTCGCTATGGCGCTGGCACTGGCACATTTACTGGAGCTGCCAGGCAAGATGCGACTATCGAAAGAAGACTATCTGACGGTTCAGCGGATCTATTATCCCGGATTTACGATCGGTGGTGTTACCGAGCCGATAGGCGTTCTTTTGCTTCTGCTTCTCCTAGTTCTGACGCCAGCCAATACCGTCGCCTTCTGGCTGTTTGCTGCTGCCTTCGCTGCCATGGTCGTTATGCACGCGGTCTTTTGGTTGCTGATACAACCGGTCAATAATTTCTGGCTTAAAGATGTCGAGCTAAAAGGGTTGGGCGCGGGTTTCTTCTCTCAGGATCCATTTGGTGGCGGCCAGACCGCCGGCAAACCGGACTGGACCATGCTGCGTGACCGCTGGGAATGGTCGCATGCCGCACGTGCTGCCCTGGGATTGCTGGCTTTTATTTTGTTGGTGACCGCGGTCGCTTTGTAG
- a CDS encoding AraC family transcriptional regulator, with protein sequence MSSALKNALTQFIEANDSDDRGVFSTGIDGLYIMRSTELKMPHAMVYKPALCVVVQGAKQLMLNDRLIDYGEMQALIISIELPASGRVIEASVEKPYIAISLEFDVGVMREVMEQLDVPPKPTGGTDLGIFVEDLSQPLAECLVRLTSLLATPRAIPVLYPAIMREICFWMLTGPNGGEVCKLVLPDSQTRRIADAIHLLRDNFTQPMRIEQLAAAARMSPSSFHQHFKTLTSMTPLQYQKQMRLLEARRLMVAGSANVENAAYQVGYESASQFSREYTRMFGAPPKRDVAEMRIAAE encoded by the coding sequence ATGTCGTCCGCTCTTAAAAATGCGCTCACGCAATTCATCGAGGCCAACGATAGCGACGACAGAGGGGTATTTTCGACCGGCATCGACGGCCTTTACATCATGCGTTCGACGGAATTGAAGATGCCGCATGCAATGGTCTACAAGCCGGCGCTTTGCGTCGTCGTCCAGGGTGCGAAGCAATTGATGCTGAACGACAGGCTGATCGACTATGGCGAGATGCAAGCCCTCATCATCAGCATCGAGCTGCCCGCGTCCGGCCGGGTGATCGAGGCAAGCGTGGAGAAGCCCTACATCGCCATCTCCCTCGAATTCGACGTCGGCGTGATGCGCGAGGTGATGGAGCAACTCGATGTGCCACCAAAGCCGACTGGCGGGACTGACCTCGGGATCTTTGTCGAGGACCTCAGCCAGCCTCTTGCCGAATGCCTGGTGCGATTGACCAGCCTATTGGCGACTCCGAGGGCTATTCCGGTGCTCTATCCGGCGATCATGCGGGAAATCTGTTTCTGGATGCTCACCGGCCCGAATGGCGGCGAAGTCTGCAAGCTTGTGCTTCCGGACAGCCAGACACGCCGTATTGCCGATGCCATCCACCTGCTGCGCGACAATTTCACCCAGCCGATGCGCATCGAACAGCTTGCCGCCGCCGCGCGCATGAGCCCCTCTTCGTTCCATCAGCATTTCAAAACGCTGACCTCGATGACGCCGCTGCAATATCAGAAGCAGATGCGGCTGCTGGAGGCCCGCCGCCTCATGGTCGCCGGCAGCGCCAATGTGGAGAATGCAGCCTATCAGGTCGGTTACGAAAGCGCTTCGCAGTTCAGCCGCGAATACACCCGCATGTTCGGCGCACCGCCGAAGCGAGATGTGGCGGAGATGCGGATCGCGGCGGAATAA
- a CDS encoding metallophosphoesterase, with amino-acid sequence MPSPSTPLFRFGVVADPQYAALGPNLALDRYPAKSLAKLEEAIAEFNRHDLAFVVTLGDIIDGGWESFDLVLPVYETLRHARHFLLGNHDFAVAAEHLTKVANRVGMPSAYYDFAHAGYRFIALDGNEISLFAPPEGDPRRDDAKALMKALHDAGALNPHRWNASVSDAQYTWLAAKLQDAKAAGEKVIVMNHYPIFPENSHNAFDSDSMLALLAEHDHVVAYLSGHNHAGNFGVVDGIYFINFKGMVDTEDSNAYAIVSVYEDRLEIAGFGREESRVLALQALNETSGIF; translated from the coding sequence ATGCCGTCTCCGTCTACTCCGCTCTTCCGTTTCGGTGTCGTCGCCGATCCGCAATATGCCGCCTTGGGACCCAATCTTGCCCTTGATCGCTACCCGGCGAAGAGCCTCGCCAAGCTTGAAGAGGCGATCGCGGAATTCAATCGGCACGATCTAGCCTTCGTCGTCACTCTTGGCGATATCATCGATGGCGGCTGGGAGAGTTTCGATTTGGTTTTGCCAGTCTACGAGACCTTACGGCATGCGCGACATTTCCTGCTCGGCAATCACGATTTTGCCGTCGCGGCGGAGCATTTGACGAAAGTCGCAAACCGCGTCGGTATGCCGTCGGCCTATTACGATTTCGCCCATGCCGGCTATCGTTTCATTGCGCTTGACGGCAACGAGATCAGCCTCTTCGCGCCACCGGAAGGCGATCCGCGCCGGGACGACGCTAAGGCGCTGATGAAGGCATTGCATGACGCGGGCGCGCTGAACCCGCACCGCTGGAATGCCTCAGTCAGCGACGCGCAATATACCTGGCTCGCCGCCAAGCTGCAGGACGCAAAAGCTGCCGGCGAGAAGGTGATCGTTATGAACCACTATCCGATCTTCCCGGAGAATTCGCATAACGCGTTCGACAGCGACAGTATGCTAGCGTTGCTCGCCGAACATGATCATGTCGTTGCCTATCTCAGCGGCCACAATCACGCTGGCAATTTCGGCGTCGTCGACGGCATCTATTTCATCAATTTCAAAGGCATGGTCGATACCGAAGACAGCAATGCCTATGCGATCGTCTCGGTGTACGAAGACCGGCTGGAAATTGCAGGATTCGGACGTGAGGAAAGCAGGGTACTGGCGCTGCAGGCGCTTAACGAGACCTCCGGCATCTTTTAA
- a CDS encoding superoxide dismutase codes for MAFELPELPYDYEALSPFMSRETLEYHHDKHHKAYVDNGNKLAAEAGLADLSLEEIVKKSFGTNAGLFNNAAQHYNHIHFWKWMKKGGGGNKLPGKLEAAFASDLGGYDKFKADFAAAGATQFGSGWAWVSVKNGKLEISKTPNGENPLVHGATPILGVDVWEHSYYIDYRNLRPKYLEAFIDSLINWDYVLERYEAATK; via the coding sequence CGAATTGCCTGAACTTCCCTATGATTACGAAGCGCTTTCCCCCTTCATGTCGCGTGAAACTCTCGAGTATCACCACGACAAGCACCACAAGGCCTATGTCGATAATGGCAATAAGCTGGCGGCCGAAGCGGGTCTTGCCGATCTTTCTCTCGAAGAGATCGTGAAGAAGTCTTTCGGCACCAATGCCGGTCTCTTCAACAATGCTGCCCAGCACTACAACCACATCCATTTCTGGAAGTGGATGAAGAAGGGCGGCGGCGGCAACAAGCTGCCGGGCAAGCTGGAAGCAGCCTTCGCCTCCGATCTCGGCGGCTATGACAAGTTCAAGGCCGATTTCGCCGCTGCCGGCGCCACCCAGTTCGGCTCCGGCTGGGCCTGGGTTTCCGTGAAGAACGGCAAGCTCGAAATCTCCAAGACCCCGAACGGCGAAAATCCGCTCGTTCATGGCGCCACGCCGATCCTCGGCGTCGACGTATGGGAACACTCCTACTACATCGACTACCGCAATCTGCGTCCGAAATATCTCGAGGCCTTCATCGACAGCCTGATCAACTGGGACTACGTCCTGGAACGCTACGAAGCCGCCACGAAGTAA